A section of the Leptotrichia sp. HSP-342 genome encodes:
- the dapB gene encoding 4-hydroxy-tetrahydrodipicolinate reductase has product MKIIVYGAGVMAQYVKESVINSGNEFAGLVDPLGNGDFENLKKKDVDFDAIIDFSHFSLLEDVLEAGIDKKVPVLIATTGHSEEQLAKIQETSKQIPIIKATNTSVGVNIVNEIVAFATKLLKDFDIEIIEKHHNRKIDAPSGTANTLLEVVKENLDNDGKDYRTIYGREGHSKRAEKEIGVHAIRGGNIVGEHTVIYAKNDEIIEIKHEALSRKMFSDGAVKAVEFLAGKKAGLYTMKDVLGL; this is encoded by the coding sequence ATGAAGATAATAGTATATGGTGCTGGAGTTATGGCACAGTATGTAAAAGAATCAGTAATAAATTCTGGAAATGAATTTGCTGGGCTGGTTGACCCGCTTGGAAATGGGGATTTTGAAAATCTGAAGAAAAAAGATGTGGATTTTGATGCAATTATTGATTTTTCACATTTTAGTTTGCTGGAGGATGTACTTGAAGCGGGAATTGATAAAAAAGTTCCAGTTCTAATTGCTACAACTGGACATTCAGAAGAACAGCTTGCAAAAATCCAGGAAACATCAAAGCAAATACCAATAATTAAAGCGACAAATACTTCAGTTGGAGTAAATATCGTAAATGAAATTGTAGCCTTTGCGACAAAATTATTAAAGGATTTTGATATTGAAATAATTGAAAAGCATCACAACAGAAAAATTGATGCACCAAGCGGTACAGCGAATACTTTACTTGAAGTTGTCAAGGAAAATCTGGATAATGATGGAAAAGATTATAGAACAATTTACGGAAGAGAAGGACACAGTAAACGTGCTGAAAAGGAAATAGGAGTTCACGCTATACGTGGCGGAAATATAGTCGGAGAACATACCGTAATTTATGCAAAAAATGACGAAATTATCGAAATAAAGCACGAAGCACTATCAAGAAAGATGTTTTCAGACGGAGCAGTTAAAGCTGTAGAATTTCTTGCCGGAAAAAAAGCAGGACTGTACACAATGAAAGATGTACTTGGTTTATAA
- a CDS encoding VOC family protein — MAMLNMLHACLRVENLEKSIEFYEKAFGFKEDRRKDFPEHKFTIVYLALPGESFEIELTYNYGHGSYTIGDGFSHLAIASDDLEGDNEKHKAMGYKTTDLMGLPGKPGHYYFVTDPDGYRMEVIRAE, encoded by the coding sequence ATGGCTATGTTAAATATGCTGCACGCTTGTTTACGTGTAGAAAATTTAGAAAAATCTATTGAATTTTATGAAAAGGCATTTGGATTTAAGGAAGATCGACGTAAAGATTTTCCAGAACATAAATTTACTATTGTTTATTTGGCTCTTCCAGGAGAAAGTTTTGAAATTGAGTTGACTTATAATTACGGTCACGGTTCATATACAATTGGTGACGGTTTTTCACATCTGGCAATTGCTTCGGACGACTTGGAAGGAGATAATGAAAAACATAAGGCAATGGGATACAAGACAACAGATCTTATGGGCTTGCCTGGTAAACCTGGACATTATTATTTCGTAACGGATCCAGATGGTTACCGTATGGAAGTAATTCGTGCAGAATAA
- a CDS encoding DUF4912 domain-containing protein, producing MEQLKKNRTRTFYRNYVNEKLVGNRNKKELKKLERFISMEVIERETIEKILIKYFFIKRSRTFYRNFADRKLVGNLGRKHRRIFTPLDFNYEKISLEQIRRRYVETEINRSKFAKGVEFDGKSNHEDIYFDKAPLPAAYFTDELVLMPKNPTTLYIYWEIRDDTYERLARNNGVIDNVVIKIFKDGHEYRKIIRHERIGSHYITEIDVNQNYEASIGYEDQYGNFSEVAHSVEVIAPNDKVSDNIDLVWGTVKFDPSTNQLIKYINTPVSTPEGRELLGVPADYDVDENNEFIIEVIERLTKVGASESLIERKVIKGKLPNLRLDMGGSRSS from the coding sequence ATGGAGCAATTGAAAAAAAATAGAACGAGAACATTTTATAGAAATTATGTTAATGAAAAATTAGTTGGGAATAGAAATAAAAAAGAATTGAAAAAATTAGAAAGATTTATTTCAATGGAAGTTATCGAAAGGGAAACTATTGAGAAAATTTTGATAAAATACTTTTTTATTAAAAGAAGCAGAACGTTTTACAGAAACTTTGCTGATAGAAAATTAGTAGGAAATCTAGGTAGAAAACATAGAAGAATTTTTACCCCTTTAGATTTTAATTATGAAAAAATTTCGCTAGAACAAATAAGACGTAGATACGTAGAAACTGAAATTAACCGTTCAAAATTTGCAAAAGGTGTGGAATTTGACGGTAAATCAAATCACGAAGATATTTACTTTGACAAGGCTCCATTACCAGCAGCGTATTTTACAGATGAACTTGTCCTAATGCCAAAAAATCCTACAACATTATACATTTATTGGGAAATTCGTGATGATACCTATGAAAGATTAGCTAGAAATAACGGAGTTATTGATAATGTAGTTATAAAAATATTTAAAGACGGACACGAATATAGAAAAATTATAAGACACGAAAGAATTGGTTCGCATTATATTACTGAAATTGATGTAAATCAAAATTATGAAGCGTCTATCGGATATGAAGATCAATATGGAAACTTTTCAGAAGTAGCACACTCAGTAGAAGTCATCGCACCAAATGATAAAGTTTCTGATAATATTGACTTAGTATGGGGAACAGTGAAATTCGATCCAAGCACAAATCAGCTTATAAAATATATAAATACTCCAGTTTCAACACCAGAAGGAAGAGAGCTTTTAGGAGTACCTGCGGATTACGATGTAGATGAAAATAATGAATTTATAATTGAAGTTATAGAAAGATTGACAAAAGTAGGAGCTTCAGAATCATTAATCGAAAGAAAAGTGATAAAAGGAAAACTTCCAAATCTTAGACTGGATATGGGTGGATCAAGAAGCAGTTAG
- the atpC gene encoding ATP synthase F1 subunit epsilon, with product MAAEFILEAVTPERLVFEKPVEFVKLRTENGDIGILAKHINYITPIGAGEMLVREKDKEDVTYYLEGGFLEVRQDKVVILGVNIVEATKAEAERMAREVAIERAKRQKIQEDQDILGTKKRIKSNLSRK from the coding sequence ATGGCAGCAGAATTTATTTTGGAAGCAGTAACTCCAGAAAGATTAGTTTTTGAAAAGCCTGTTGAATTTGTAAAATTACGTACAGAAAATGGAGATATCGGAATACTTGCAAAGCATATTAATTATATTACACCAATTGGTGCAGGAGAAATGCTTGTTCGTGAAAAAGATAAGGAAGATGTCACATACTATCTGGAAGGTGGATTTTTGGAAGTAAGACAAGATAAAGTTGTCATTCTAGGAGTAAATATTGTTGAGGCAACTAAAGCAGAAGCTGAAAGAATGGCAAGGGAAGTAGCAATTGAAAGAGCAAAAAGACAAAAAATACAGGAAGATCAGGATATTTTGGGAACAAAAAAACGTATTAAGAGCAATTTGAGTAGAAAATAA
- the atpD gene encoding F0F1 ATP synthase subunit beta: MNKGKLVQIIGPVIDVKFEKKLPDIYNALEVYKENGEKLVAEVHAHNGNNVVRAVAMSGTEGLRRGLEVIDTGKPIQVPVGRATLGRIFNVLGEAVDDGEKLDADVLRESIHKDAPSFEQQGTDSEILETGIKVVDLLAPYLKGGKIGLFGGAGVGKTVLIQELINNIAKGHGGLSVFAGVGERTREGRDLYNEMTESGVIDKTALVYGQMNEPPGARLRVGLTALTMAEYFRDKEGQNVLLFIDNIFRFTQAGSEVSALLGRMPSAVGYQPNLATEMGALQERITSTSTGSITSVQAVYVPADDLTDPAPATTFAHLDATTVLSRQIASLGIYPAVDPLDSTSRILEPEIVGNEHYKIARETQKVLQRYKELQDIIAILGMDELDENDKLTVNRARKIQRFFSQPFSVAEQFTGMKGKYVPLRETIRGFKEILDGLHDDLPEQAFLYVGTIDDAVAKARELMSE; the protein is encoded by the coding sequence ATGAATAAAGGTAAATTAGTGCAAATTATTGGGCCAGTTATAGATGTAAAATTTGAAAAAAAATTGCCTGATATTTATAATGCACTTGAAGTATACAAGGAAAACGGAGAAAAATTAGTAGCTGAAGTTCACGCCCACAACGGAAACAATGTTGTAAGAGCAGTTGCAATGTCTGGAACTGAAGGATTAAGACGTGGACTGGAAGTTATCGATACTGGCAAACCAATTCAAGTTCCGGTTGGAAGAGCTACATTGGGAAGAATTTTCAATGTTCTTGGGGAAGCGGTTGATGATGGTGAAAAATTGGATGCAGATGTGTTAAGGGAGTCTATCCATAAGGATGCACCATCATTTGAACAACAAGGAACAGATTCTGAAATACTAGAAACAGGAATAAAAGTAGTAGATTTACTTGCTCCATACTTAAAAGGTGGAAAAATTGGACTGTTTGGAGGAGCAGGAGTTGGAAAGACAGTATTAATTCAGGAATTAATTAACAATATTGCCAAAGGGCATGGAGGACTTTCTGTATTTGCAGGAGTTGGAGAGCGTACACGTGAGGGACGTGATTTATATAACGAAATGACAGAAAGTGGAGTTATTGACAAGACAGCATTAGTGTATGGACAAATGAATGAACCACCTGGTGCAAGACTAAGAGTAGGGCTTACAGCACTTACAATGGCGGAATATTTTAGAGATAAGGAAGGACAAAACGTACTTTTATTTATTGATAACATATTTAGATTTACTCAGGCAGGATCTGAAGTATCAGCTTTACTTGGAAGAATGCCGTCAGCTGTAGGATACCAACCAAACTTGGCAACTGAAATGGGAGCCTTGCAGGAAAGAATAACATCGACAAGCACAGGTTCAATTACATCAGTACAAGCTGTATATGTGCCAGCAGATGACTTGACAGATCCGGCACCAGCGACAACATTTGCCCATTTGGATGCAACAACAGTATTGTCAAGACAAATTGCATCACTTGGAATTTATCCAGCAGTAGATCCGCTTGATTCAACTTCAAGAATACTTGAGCCTGAAATTGTTGGAAATGAGCATTATAAAATTGCAAGGGAAACTCAGAAAGTATTACAAAGATACAAGGAATTACAAGATATTATAGCAATTCTAGGAATGGATGAGCTGGATGAAAATGATAAATTAACAGTAAATCGTGCTAGAAAAATCCAAAGATTCTTTTCACAGCCTTTCTCAGTAGCAGAACAATTTACAGGAATGAAAGGTAAATATGTGCCTTTAAGAGAAACAATACGTGGATTTAAGGAAATCTTAGACGGTCTTCACGATGATTTACCAGAACAAGCATTTCTATATGTTGGCACTATTGACGATGCAGTTGCAAAAGCACGAGAACTGATGAGTGAATAA
- the atpG gene encoding ATP synthase F1 subunit gamma, translated as MSANMKEIKERIDSVKNTSQITNAMNIVSSTKFKKFQVLTLKSRNYAYAVNEAFDNLVASLKGNKFVIFDGKPEVRRVGIIVMTSDRGLCGSFNSNTFRRLESMRKQFEKEGKDVSVVTIGRKAKEYCKNRDINVDSEYTQMIPETMFETGKKISEDVVQFYLNDFYDEVYMIYSKFVSAVEYNIQVEKLLPIEKKEGLPTKEYVFDPSEEEVLNSFVPQVLNIKLYQSLLENSASEHSARMSAMKQANDNASEMIRNLEVQYNRERQGKITQELTEIISGSLGVQ; from the coding sequence ATGTCAGCAAATATGAAAGAAATAAAGGAACGTATTGACAGTGTAAAAAATACAAGCCAAATAACAAACGCAATGAATATTGTTTCTTCTACAAAATTTAAAAAATTTCAGGTTTTAACTCTAAAATCTAGAAACTATGCATATGCTGTAAATGAGGCTTTTGATAATTTAGTTGCAAGTCTTAAGGGAAATAAATTTGTAATTTTTGATGGAAAACCAGAAGTTAGAAGAGTCGGAATTATAGTGATGACATCAGATCGTGGGTTATGTGGAAGCTTTAACTCAAATACTTTTAGAAGGCTTGAGAGCATGAGAAAGCAGTTTGAGAAAGAAGGAAAAGATGTTTCAGTTGTAACAATTGGAAGAAAAGCAAAAGAATATTGTAAAAATCGGGATATTAATGTGGATAGTGAGTATACACAGATGATTCCGGAAACAATGTTTGAAACTGGTAAAAAAATCAGTGAAGATGTAGTGCAGTTTTATTTAAACGATTTTTATGATGAAGTTTATATGATTTATTCAAAATTTGTATCAGCAGTTGAGTACAATATTCAGGTGGAAAAACTACTTCCAATAGAAAAAAAGGAAGGATTGCCAACAAAGGAATATGTGTTTGATCCGTCAGAGGAAGAAGTATTGAACTCATTTGTGCCACAAGTTTTGAATATAAAATTATATCAGTCGTTACTTGAAAATTCGGCAAGTGAGCATTCAGCTAGAATGTCGGCGATGAAACAGGCTAACGATAATGCTTCTGAAATGATAAGAAATTTGGAAGTACAGTATAACCGTGAAAGACAAGGAAAAATAACACAGGAATTGACAGAAATTATAAGTGGTTCTTTAGGAGTACAGTAA
- the atpA gene encoding F0F1 ATP synthase subunit alpha has translation MRIKPEEISKIIRSEIENYKSSLDISNTGTVLEVGDGIARIYGLSDAMAGELLEFENGTIGMALNLEESNIGAVIFGKTQGIKEGSIVKGLGKVAEVPAGNELLGRVVDALGNPIDGKGTIAADKYMPIERQASGIIARKPVTQPMQTGIKAIDGMFPIGKGQRELIIGDRQTGKTAIAIDSIINQKNNDVICVYVAIGQKRSTVAQIYKKLEEAGALEYTIIVAATASESAPLQYLAPYSGVAMGEYFMDQGKDVLIVYDDLSKHAVAYREMSLLLKRPPGREAYPGDVFYLHSRLLERAAKLSDKLGGGSITALPIVETQAGDISAYIPTNVISITDGQIFLETDLFNSGFRPAINAGVSVSRVGGAAQIKAMKQVASKVKLELAQYNELLAFTQFGSDLDKATRDQLNRGSKIMEVLKQPQYTPFKVQEQVISFYCVTNGYFDDVPTEKVRTFEKDLIEVLKNNSEILTEIREKKELDDEMKSRLDEFITNFKKEYVW, from the coding sequence TTGAGAATCAAGCCAGAAGAAATAAGTAAAATAATCCGAAGCGAAATCGAAAATTACAAAAGTTCACTGGATATTTCCAACACTGGAACGGTCTTGGAAGTGGGAGATGGAATTGCCAGAATCTACGGATTAAGTGACGCTATGGCAGGAGAGCTTTTGGAGTTTGAAAATGGAACTATTGGAATGGCACTAAACTTGGAAGAAAGTAACATTGGAGCAGTAATTTTTGGAAAGACACAAGGAATAAAAGAAGGAAGTATAGTAAAAGGATTGGGAAAAGTAGCTGAAGTTCCAGCTGGAAATGAGCTGCTCGGAAGAGTAGTCGATGCGCTTGGAAATCCTATTGATGGAAAAGGGACGATAGCAGCTGATAAATATATGCCAATTGAGAGACAGGCGTCAGGAATTATTGCAAGAAAACCTGTTACACAGCCTATGCAGACTGGAATAAAGGCAATAGATGGAATGTTTCCGATTGGAAAAGGGCAAAGGGAATTAATAATTGGAGATAGACAGACTGGAAAAACAGCGATTGCCATTGATTCAATTATAAATCAAAAAAATAATGATGTTATATGTGTTTATGTTGCAATTGGGCAAAAAAGATCTACAGTTGCACAAATTTATAAAAAACTTGAAGAGGCAGGTGCATTGGAATATACTATTATTGTTGCGGCTACTGCTTCGGAATCAGCGCCACTTCAATATTTAGCACCATATTCGGGAGTTGCTATGGGTGAATATTTTATGGATCAAGGAAAAGATGTGCTAATAGTTTATGATGATTTATCAAAACATGCGGTAGCTTACCGTGAAATGTCATTACTGTTGAAAAGACCGCCAGGAAGGGAAGCGTATCCAGGAGACGTTTTCTATCTTCACTCAAGACTTCTTGAAAGAGCAGCAAAATTAAGCGACAAACTGGGTGGAGGTTCAATTACAGCACTTCCAATTGTAGAAACACAGGCTGGAGATATTTCGGCATATATTCCGACAAATGTTATTTCAATAACAGATGGACAAATATTCTTGGAAACAGATTTATTTAATTCAGGATTCAGACCAGCGATAAATGCAGGAGTTTCTGTATCAAGGGTTGGAGGAGCAGCACAAATTAAGGCTATGAAGCAAGTTGCTTCGAAAGTAAAACTGGAACTTGCCCAATACAATGAATTATTAGCATTTACGCAGTTTGGATCAGATTTGGATAAAGCAACTAGAGATCAGCTTAACCGTGGATCTAAAATTATGGAAGTATTAAAGCAGCCACAATATACTCCATTTAAAGTTCAGGAACAAGTAATTTCGTTTTACTGTGTAACAAATGGATATTTTGATGATGTTCCAACTGAAAAAGTCAGAACATTTGAAAAAGATCTGATAGAAGTACTTAAAAATAATTCAGAAATTTTAACTGAAATTCGTGAGAAGAAAGAATTAGACGATGAAATGAAAAGCAGACTAGATGAATTTATAACGAACTTTAAAAAAGAATATGTATGGTAA